Genomic DNA from Salvia miltiorrhiza cultivar Shanhuang (shh) chromosome 1, IMPLAD_Smil_shh, whole genome shotgun sequence:
GTATACCTGACAGTCCcctactctctctctatatactctctctctctccctctctctatatatgtatagagagagagagcaggcGATCACATCGAGTGTGAGCTAGAGATGGGGTTTGTATCACATCGAGTGGAGAGACGGTTCTTGAGAGCAGGCGATCACATTTACAGTTGGAGAACAGGCTTTGTTTACTCGCACCATGGTATAGTATAATTCTCCCAACATTTATCATAATTTCGTTCTTGATGAATACTTGACAAATTATTCCAATGAGTTTagtttatgaaaattgtgaGGTATCTACATGGGTGAAGACCAAGTGGTACACTTCACCTGCGCATCAGCATCAAGAAGCTGCGCAGCTTGTGAGATGTTCGAGTATAGCGATCGGGACAGCGGAGTGATCGCATCTTGTCTCGATTGCTTCCTTAAATCGGGATCGCTGCGCCGTTACAAGTACGGCGTTAGCAAGAGGAGGTACTGGATGAAACGCCCCGGGACTTGCAACACCGCGGAATCCGGCCCGGTGGAGGTGGTGATGGAGAGGGCTGAGTCTCTGCTGGCAAAGAATGGATTTGGGGAATATAATTTGTTGAAAAATAACTGTGAAGATTTTGCGACCTTCTGCAAAACTGGGCAAGGCTGCAACCGTAATGGGACGGCCCGTCGCTACGGTCAAGCCTCCCTTATCCCACCAGCTTTGGCTTCATCCCGGCgcaaccctaaaccctaaacctttaGGATGATACACGTGAATTACTCTTTGTTTTATGAATTACTGGTATAAGTGGGATTTTATGCCTTCTTATTATGcacatgattttattttatttttgataaatttacaatattaaataaggAAATTAAATGGTCGCGCCACATGGGAGACTCAAactcaagacctttggccttagagATTAACCTCTTACTGTttgaccaacacacgcacacccATGATTTTCTTTCTGACGTAGTATGGATGCATTTGAGTGCACAAATGAATGCTTGTTGTGTGTTCAATATTTGTTCCGTAAATAGTGTCTAAAATACGATATTTAcagtttttaaattattatttttaaatatgataCAAatctgaaaattgattaaataatgaagaTTTAATTAAAAGGGAATAATGGTCTTTTTACAATAAAATTGATTAGCATTCATGTGTTTGTATTCTTATGGTTACTAACTTACTATGAATTTTTAaatcataatataattattttaatacaaATGAAATAAGAATCATTATGTGTATATtgatattatatactcccttcgtcccaccgaaagtggtgcgtattcctttttgggctgtcccaccgaaagtggtgcatttccttttttggtaataattttacactacaaacaatgtggccccacacacttttacactacaatcttattctccttaaatctcgtgcccaaaagaagtgcaccactttgaccgggacggagggagtacataggAAATTGACATCTTAGAGCACCTCCAATGCAAgtgtcttagaggggtgtcttagaaGTGGTCcacacctaagacacacccatctccaatgcattgtgtcttaggtagGTGCTTAGAtccccatttccacaaaattcacatttctacacttttatttttaaaattcatattttattaaaattaacttTGATCTTAGAGTGAGTCTTAAATttccatttccacaaaattcacatttctacactttaatcatatttctacacttctattttaaaattaaatattttattaaaattaaaaattcaatactctccgtccctaaaataacttcttttttttccattttggacGTCCCctaaataacttcatctttctttcttttcatttttggacacctaccccaccactaataatattttatttattctcacttttcacttttcaccactcccaatactaattataacacttttcacaacttccaataataattagtatcattttttcttcactatcaatacactttacaacttttcattaaaactcgtgccgtccccaaagaggaagtcATTtcagggatggagggagtattatattagttaaaataaaatataagattttaaaattaaaaatattgcaataattaaaaattaagtgaaaatgaaaaaaattaaaaaattactagGATTTAAAAACAgaacaaatatttaaataaaaattaaaatccaaattaaaattagaaaaaaaaaaattaaaccctacccaccccaccccaccccacccaccgcTTTTTTTCTTCCTTCGTCCCCACCCAGCCgctttttttcttatttctccCCCATCCTCTGCAACTTGCTTCTCTATTTCTCCCCCATCTCACAGtcacaacattttttttttttaatcgcgCGTGGAACGCACGATTACCCCAATCTCCCCCCAAGCACCGGTGCTAAGCTTCGCCCCGGCTTCGACCCAGCCGAGGTCTCCAATGCGGCAGCCTGTCCAGCGACGCGGATCGACGCCTCCTTCGCCTCGCGCGCTGAAGGTGCTCTTAtacatagaaaaaaaaaaagagaatctTATTGTGCGTaactatattaatattaatattggtgtctatttatagagtataagaaattaaaaactGTTTATATTTTGTACTCCATtttaatataacaattaaaatatattcaaagATTCATCATaatatccaaaaataaattgataaagTGGTATAAATAGACGTCGCGGTCGGCCTTCCTTGATACGGAATCCAGAGTGACTAAACAGTAAGTGGTGACGTTAGTACGAATAGCTGACGCGAACATGGGAGTTGCTGAGTTGGTATATAACGCATGAGAATATTCAAGACATCCGGAATGGAAGTATAATTGACCGGTCTACAACTAGAAGTAATCAAATCTAAATTTTAAATCAGGCTCAAttgaattttattaatatttcgAATTTTCAGATCAATTAAAATTAGTCCCTCCATCCCACTTTCACAGTCCATTTTACTTTTTCacatatattaagaaaatacaattaatattgcctgaaaaatacaaattaaatgTAATTACTCAATTCtgtccttatttattttatgaatattttGACCATATAGGAAATGGTTCCAATGTGATTCATCTTACATGGTGAAATCTCATAGACTTAAATTGATTTATAAgcgttgatttaatgtatcatatGACTAATATTTATCTGGAGGAGGGAAATTTCTACTTTAGTTCGAATCTTGGAttgagcgaaaattttactaattttttgatttatttatttttttatgaattacataagtaaataaagtaATTTTAAAGACCGCGCGACAGAGGATTCAACACAAGACCTCGGGTTTTAAACATTAACCTCCTACCTCTACGCCAATACACGTGcacatatttttgaaatattgttattcaaTATTGTATACTACCTTATTCATCATTATATATTGGTTTATTCATTATTATCACATCTCATGAAAAATAGTAACAATCAGAACCTaactataattatatatatgtgtgtgtataagtttaagttttttttttcttttattggtATTGACCGTGGATGATTAGCAGTTGTGTTAGTCGATTATAATGAATGATTTGTTCCTAAAGCTTTTATTCTGTATTTGTGAAATTTTCAcatactttaaatttatttcGTATTTGTGAAATTTTCAATTCAGAtcgaatttaataattaaaaaaaatagattcaAATGTTCGAACTAATATTAGTTCGAATCAGGTGGAATCATGCAAAAATTCAATCTACAATCCAAACACTCGTCCTAATCCTAATCATGAGACTTGAACGGTTGAACCAGAAGTTAAGTGCGTTTTTGTGTTTGACGCGCGCCAGCTGGAGATGGGGTCCACAAATGTCAGATGGGAGCTGAGCTGGCGCCAGCTGGAGATGGGCATTGCCAAAGGTGTAGGTAAGACATTTCCCCACTTTGAAACCAATTTCTTTTCGAAATTATTCTTTTCTCCAATACTTCGGATTCGAGTCTCCTGTAATgtgcaatttttaaatttaattgttaattcattaaaaaatcataatttaaattttaatagttTTAACATAGTAAATCACACAAGAATTTTGAACTCTAAATGTGATCAATAAGATATTTAATTAGATTAAgccaaaaaaaatagtaatagtTGAGTTTTAATTAAAGGTGAGAATGtgagttcaaaaaaaaaaattaaaggtgAGAATGAAGATAGCATTAAGACCACCCAAGGAGatgatttttgtttttcttaaaGTGCCTGCCGGGGTTGCATACCGCCATGGCCTTTTGTCATATACCTGACAGTGAAAATGTTGtcccccactctctctctctctctctctctatatatatatatatcgaattaAAAATCCCAAGCTAGAAGCTAGAGTGTGTGTGGAGATGGGGTTTGTATCACATCGAGTGGAGAGACGGTTCTTGAGAGCAGGCGATCACATTTACAGTTGGAGAAGAGGCTTTGTTTACTCGCACCATggtatacatacatacatttatTTTCGTCCTTGTCTATTGTTTTCGTCGATACATTTCCCGCCCGTTATCTGTCAGTAGTGTAGGCACTGAGAGAGCCTCTGCTTTGGTGGAtgagataaataaaattcaattgCATGATTAGAGTGCATCAAATTAAGCAACTGATCATGTCTTATCACTCGAACCAAACGCATCCCGAGATGTAAAGAATATATTATCGTTAGTTTtatgaaaattgtgaaaaattgCCAGGTATCTTCATGGGCGAAGACCGAGTGGTACACTTCACCTGCGCATCAGCATCAAGAAGCTGCTCAGCTTGTGAGTTGTTCGAGTATAGTGATCGCGACAGTGGAGTGATCGCATCTTGTCTCGATTGCTTCCTTAAATCCGGATTGCTGCGCCGTTACAAGTACGGCGTTAGCGAGAGGAGGTACTGGCTGAGACGCCGAGGGACTTGCAACACCGCGGAATCCGGCCCGGTGGAGGTGGTGATGGAGAGGGCTGAGTCTCTGCTTGCAAAGAATGGATTCGGTGACTATGATTTGTTGAAAAATAACTGTGAAGATTTTGCGACCTTCTGCAAAACTGGGCAGGGCTGCAACCTTAATGGGACGGCCCGTCGCTATGGTCAAGCCTCCCTTATCCCACAGGCTTTGGCTTCACGCCGTGCATGACCATCACTCATGCACGGACAACACAGCAACACAACAACTGAAGAAAACAATGCAATGAGCTCAAGTAATCTGATCGTCAAATGCTTTATATAAATATGGGATCGTGTATTAATTTCTCTCTTTGTTATAACAATGGAACAATAATTTATATCAATGTCCATCTCATCATTCCATCGTTTCATTacgttttctctctcttccatatCACCAATGCTCCCTCCCAACCAACCACAGCTGTTCAACCATGACATAggagtatataatatttttttatcataatataattattgtAATACAAATGAATTAAGAATCATTATGTGTATATTGATACTCCATTTGTCCCATTAATCTTgttctgtttttgtttttggGTTGTTCTATTGATATTGCCtttgtttctatttttaataatgattttacactacaaataatatatGACCTTACATTCTAATTTATACAGTCTTATTACATTAATGtaactctccttaataattGTGCAAAATAAGGACAGGCCTAATGATCGAccgagggagtattaattatatacCTAGGAAATTGAcattatatatagaaaaaagaagagaatcTTATTATGCCTAACTATATTAATATTTGTGTCTATTTAGAGAgaataagaaattaaaaatatttatattttttattttttttattttaatataataattaaaatatattctaGATTTATCAcaatattcaaaaataaattgataaagCGGGCCTTCCTTCTTCCTTATCAAGTTGATAAGGGAACCAGAGAGTGATTAAAAAGTAAGTGGGGGTGTGAAGATCAGAAAATAGTACGAGTAGCTGACGCGAACATGGGACTTGCTGAGTTGGTATATACAGCATGAGAATATTCGGGCCATCCAGAATGGAAGTATAATTGAACGGTCTAGAACTAGAAGTAATCAAATCTAAATTTTAAATCAGGCTCAATTCTTTTGAATTTTCGATTTAGATTGAATAAAATTTTATCAATATTTCGAATTTTCGGATCAATTGAAATTAGTACTCCCTCAATTCCACTTTACTTTTTCATGacatatattaagaaaatataattaatactctctccgtcccacgaatcttgagtcaatttCTTTTTTCGATCGTCCCACAAATCCTGAGTCATTTCTATATATAGTAAGAATTAGGAAAAAAATAAGGGTTTCTAATTATCTAATCACTTTTCTACTTAATTTATTATCTACACAGTTAAAACACTATTATTCAATTCCTTatttctcgtgccgaaaagaagcgattcaagattcgtgggatggaggAGTATTGCTTTGAAGATACAAATTAGATGTAACTATTCAATTTTGTCCTTATTTATTCTATGAATATTTTCATCGTATCATATATGAAATGGTTCCAATGAAATTCATCTTATATGGTGAAATCTTGGAGACTTAGATTGATTTATAATTGTTTGATTTAATGTATTATATGACTAATACTTATCTGAAgaggagatttttttttacttgaattCGTGTCCTAGATGTAGtgaaaaatttactaattttttgaaatataattatttaatattatatactactttattcatcattatataatcgtttattcattattatcacgtctcacgaaaaatagaatTCTCATTATAGTTTTTTGGGTATTGAGCGTACGCGTATGATTAGCAGTTGTGCTAGTCGATTATGATGAATGATTTGTTCCTAAAGCTTTTATGCTGTTGTAATCGACTAATCAGTAAGGTTGATATATATTCCAAATTTTCagatattttgaatttatttcgtATTTGTGAAATTTTGAATTCAGAtcgaatttaataataataaaaaaaaatagattcaAAATTTCGAACTAATATAGTTCGAatcaaatttcattttttttcgaaatttgAATTTTCGAATCAGGTCGAGTTATGCAAAAAATCAATTAAGATTTCAATTCGCTACTTTTCCCCTATTTTAGGGGGTTGTATGATAGGGAACTATTCGCTACTTTTCCCTTATTTTAAAAGATGAGTTTTGTTACAGTTAGAGGCaccttaatttaatttatctttgTTCCTGACGTCACCCATGCCGTGAGCCTAAATTTC
This window encodes:
- the LOC131012821 gene encoding protein LEAD-SENSITIVE 1-like; this translates as MGFVSHRVERRFLRAGDHIYSWRTGFVYSHHGIYMGEDQVVHFTCASASRSCAACEMFEYSDRDSGVIASCLDCFLKSGSLRRYKYGVSKRRYWMKRPGTCNTAESGPVEVVMERAESLLAKNGFGEYNLLKNNCEDFATFCKTGQGCNRNGTARRYGQASLIPPALASSRRNPKP
- the LOC131012831 gene encoding protein LEAD-SENSITIVE 1-like; the encoded protein is MGSTNVRWELSWRQLEMGIAKGVGIFMGEDRVVHFTCASASRSCSACELFEYSDRDSGVIASCLDCFLKSGLLRRYKYGVSERRYWLRRRGTCNTAESGPVEVVMERAESLLAKNGFGDYDLLKNNCEDFATFCKTGQGCNLNGTARRYGQASLIPQALASRRA